A genomic stretch from Telmatocola sphagniphila includes:
- a CDS encoding DUF1559 family PulG-like putative transporter yields MRTTRRSGFTLIELLVVIAIIAILIGLLLPAVQKVREAAARMKCSNNLKQIGLAVHNFESTYGKIPPIGSWGATYRNNDFPPAQSGGSLTSADGATGSLFIHLLPYIEQGNLYSQFQALGNLSTNDASSAYFNAYDALISTPVKLFLCPSDSSNPLEQQTHSAGSYATSNYAGNVMVFNPSGQGSILTSMPNGTSNTVITGERIGNCDVSIALGYSSSGQAIIGPAYGWIYPDHGDGAQWSAFGWYTSGWYSNPSGNGTCLRTDYYDWSANYSPPNPTANPNYVFDVNATITKCSIFVLNSPHPVMQVGLGDGSVRSVSGSISKASWLAVCVPNSGQIPGSDW; encoded by the coding sequence ATGAGGACGACCAGACGTTCTGGTTTCACGCTGATCGAGTTACTCGTCGTCATCGCAATCATTGCGATCCTGATCGGTCTGTTGCTTCCCGCCGTGCAAAAGGTGCGCGAAGCCGCTGCCCGCATGAAGTGCAGCAACAACTTGAAGCAAATTGGCTTGGCCGTTCACAACTTCGAAAGCACCTACGGCAAGATTCCCCCCATCGGTTCCTGGGGAGCCACCTACCGTAACAACGATTTTCCGCCGGCCCAAAGCGGTGGTAGCTTAACTTCCGCGGACGGTGCGACCGGTTCGTTGTTCATTCACTTGCTGCCCTACATCGAGCAAGGCAACCTTTACAGCCAGTTTCAGGCTCTGGGTAACCTCAGCACCAACGACGCCAGCTCGGCTTACTTCAATGCCTACGATGCCTTGATCAGCACCCCGGTCAAGCTCTTTCTCTGTCCTTCCGATTCCTCGAATCCGCTTGAACAACAAACTCACAGCGCCGGCAGTTACGCAACCAGTAACTACGCGGGAAACGTGATGGTGTTCAATCCCAGCGGCCAGGGCAGCATTCTGACCTCCATGCCCAACGGTACCTCGAATACGGTTATCACCGGCGAACGAATCGGAAACTGCGACGTTTCGATCGCTCTGGGCTATAGCAGCTCGGGCCAGGCGATCATTGGCCCAGCTTACGGCTGGATCTACCCCGACCACGGCGACGGCGCCCAGTGGTCGGCTTTCGGCTGGTATACTTCCGGCTGGTATTCGAATCCTTCGGGCAACGGCACCTGTCTTCGAACCGACTACTACGACTGGAGTGCTAACTACTCTCCGCCGAACCCCACTGCCAACCCGAACTATGTGTTCGATGTTAATGCCACCATTACGAAGTGCTCCATCTTCGTTCTGAATAGCCCGCACCCGGTTATGCAAGTGGGTCTGGGTGATGGTAGCGTTCGCAGCGTGTCTGGCAGCATCAGCAAAGCCTCCTGGCTGGCCGTCTGCGTTCCCAACTCCGGCCAGATTCCCGGCTCGGATTGGTAA
- a CDS encoding transthyretin-like family protein has product MRIFFNLRSINAFLLLSMSLFASSGCGGGEKVVAVSGTVTHNGQPVPGLVISFVPEGKSELGVSSGQTDEQGKYSLKVVSTGRSGAVVGKHKVWVSMPREQPKFDDKEERNKNKKKGSNAPKPPVPPPDLAPIIKLYGSLEKSKLTVDVSDGSAIDLKLD; this is encoded by the coding sequence ATGCGCATCTTCTTTAATCTCCGTTCTATTAACGCTTTCCTTCTGCTTTCAATGAGTCTGTTCGCAAGCTCCGGTTGCGGAGGAGGCGAAAAGGTCGTTGCGGTTTCCGGCACCGTGACCCATAATGGTCAGCCCGTTCCCGGTTTGGTGATTTCCTTCGTTCCGGAAGGGAAGTCCGAACTCGGTGTCAGCAGCGGCCAGACCGATGAGCAGGGAAAATACTCGCTGAAAGTGGTCAGCACGGGTCGTAGTGGCGCCGTGGTCGGCAAACATAAAGTGTGGGTTTCCATGCCACGCGAACAACCCAAATTCGACGATAAGGAAGAGCGAAACAAGAATAAGAAGAAGGGCTCGAATGCTCCCAAGCCGCCAGTGCCGCCGCCGGATCTGGCTCCGATCATCAAGCTCTATGGCAGTCTGGAAAAGTCCAAACTCACCGTGGATGTCTCTGACGGTTCGGCCATCGACCTGAAGCTCGACTAA
- a CDS encoding ankyrin repeat domain-containing protein, with protein MMQRTKRSLITQLGLALLGLLVLFGIWQILIRTLDNPAADSSTEKQLDPAVLDKKLFTAIRDGDKAQVRELLQLGAKLSNRDESGDTVVMRAALHADAEMMRILLEAGADGLARSSDNTPPLLRTHHDIEKMRLLLDRGATVDDFAMLAAASVPGCQEALKLLVAHGGKANPSAAAYTPLMAAAGTGDFDAVNYLLSIGANVKVQTPTGFTALIAGALSGNPRVVATLLEKGAEVNVVAKLERGILQTPVGVAASMGHAECLKLLLAAGADVNVQGGPFNHCALLGAATTPSQETMKILLTKADIAATDWTGRTALDWAERSGDTEIVRMLRQVSGAKKGDGPAKPSPVPAINIPVDETAIRKAITRALPPLQQSEQKITETRSCVSCHQHGLVSMVVGMARKRGLPVNEKIAGDERAYMIKDMRVRHRSLLLGTGIDPTLSAHVLIGLSAEGEPPRRVTDALVHYLVLRQRIEGRWQQENYRPPDEASDFQFTALAIRGLQAYASKGRKQEIAAHIERAREWLERTPTGDVVDKGFQLLGLGWSQAAPEVIQKAVQSLLKEQREEGGWSQLPTLDSDAYATGLALYALHEAGGLGVDQASYKRGLEFLVRTQKADGSWFVASRSFPFVEYSTSGFPHGRDQFISASATCWATMALMQSIPVVDSKK; from the coding sequence ATGATGCAGCGAACGAAGCGATCTTTAATTACTCAGCTCGGACTGGCACTCCTGGGCCTGCTTGTGCTGTTTGGCATTTGGCAGATCCTGATCCGCACGCTGGATAATCCCGCAGCGGATTCTTCCACCGAAAAACAACTCGATCCTGCTGTGCTCGACAAGAAGCTGTTCACCGCGATTCGGGATGGAGATAAAGCGCAAGTCCGGGAGTTGCTCCAGCTCGGGGCGAAACTCAGCAATCGCGATGAATCGGGGGATACGGTTGTGATGCGGGCCGCGCTGCACGCCGATGCTGAAATGATGCGGATTCTCCTCGAAGCGGGCGCGGATGGCCTGGCCCGATCCTCCGATAACACTCCTCCTTTGCTACGCACGCACCACGATATTGAGAAAATGCGGCTCCTCCTGGATCGTGGTGCCACCGTCGACGATTTTGCGATGCTCGCTGCCGCCAGCGTTCCCGGCTGCCAGGAGGCTTTGAAATTACTGGTGGCGCATGGCGGCAAAGCCAATCCGAGCGCGGCCGCCTACACTCCGTTGATGGCCGCTGCGGGAACGGGTGATTTCGATGCTGTCAATTATCTCCTGAGTATCGGCGCGAACGTGAAAGTGCAGACACCAACCGGATTTACTGCTCTCATCGCGGGGGCTCTTTCGGGAAATCCTCGCGTGGTGGCGACCCTTCTCGAGAAAGGCGCCGAAGTCAATGTCGTGGCCAAGTTGGAACGGGGGATTCTTCAGACTCCGGTGGGCGTCGCGGCGAGTATGGGACACGCGGAATGTTTGAAACTGCTCCTGGCGGCCGGTGCCGATGTCAATGTGCAGGGAGGCCCCTTCAATCATTGCGCTCTGCTGGGGGCGGCAACCACACCGAGCCAGGAAACAATGAAAATCCTGCTGACTAAAGCGGATATCGCGGCCACCGATTGGACCGGTCGGACCGCTTTGGATTGGGCCGAGCGCTCCGGCGATACGGAAATCGTTCGGATGCTGCGACAAGTCAGTGGTGCCAAAAAAGGGGACGGCCCTGCAAAGCCGAGTCCGGTACCTGCGATCAACATCCCGGTGGACGAGACGGCAATTCGGAAAGCGATAACCCGGGCCTTACCGCCCTTGCAGCAAAGCGAACAGAAAATCACGGAGACCCGAAGCTGCGTGAGTTGTCACCAGCATGGTCTGGTGTCGATGGTCGTCGGAATGGCTCGCAAGCGGGGACTTCCGGTGAATGAAAAAATCGCCGGTGACGAACGTGCTTACATGATCAAGGACATGCGAGTCCGCCATCGCTCGCTACTCTTGGGAACCGGGATCGACCCCACCCTATCGGCCCATGTGCTGATCGGTTTGTCGGCGGAAGGTGAACCCCCCCGTCGAGTGACCGACGCTCTAGTTCATTACCTGGTTTTACGCCAGCGGATAGAAGGCCGTTGGCAGCAGGAAAATTACCGGCCACCCGATGAGGCGAGCGATTTTCAATTCACCGCGCTGGCGATTCGCGGTTTGCAGGCTTACGCTTCCAAGGGGCGCAAGCAGGAAATTGCTGCACACATCGAGCGCGCCCGCGAATGGCTGGAGCGAACGCCGACCGGGGATGTGGTCGATAAAGGATTTCAACTATTGGGGTTGGGCTGGAGCCAGGCGGCACCGGAAGTGATTCAAAAAGCTGTGCAAAGTCTGCTTAAGGAGCAGCGCGAAGAGGGCGGTTGGTCTCAGCTTCCCACGTTGGACAGCGATGCCTATGCCACCGGACTAGCCTTGTATGCATTGCACGAAGCCGGTGGCTTGGGCGTCGATCAGGCCAGTTATAAGCGGGGATTGGAGTTCCTGGTGCGAACTCAGAAAGCGGATGGTTCCTGGTTCGTCGCGAGTCGGAGCTTCCCGTTCGTGGAGTATTCGACGAGCGGATTCCCCCACGGCCGGGATCAGTTCATCTCCGCATCGGCCACCTGCTGGGCAACGATGGCTCTGATGCAGAGCATTCCAGTAGTGGATTCGAAGAAGTAG
- a CDS encoding VWA domain-containing protein, producing MTMVSRLKKTAALLAAAAGITSAYFYAWGDVEGTRNPSVVEKPRTLVRLAEDLGSGRFSQTPLLSYDVQGEKYFALQIKPQLTAAPARPRDILVMIDTTASQAGFPLQISRRLTEAMINDMAPNDRIAIMTVNTPRASYDLTSGFQDAKAISVQNALKKLDEEYAAGASDLGNALKQGMKEFDNKSTRQQVILFLGDCESAYNPISEKERIALTDRMVAANIGFYAVPLGAPNPKNLHGLVTGTGGAVVRFVHEDAKQNKSDLKPVVKKINDLLSVPVLMPSEMKFAQAPAEVFPAKLPPLRADSPTLLIGRYEGKKPSTIELTISGKIAGQPTEVAVKEAMVPSASDNFFLPNLVTQWKKSDSPNAPALLRSDRTLALAYEQTRLALDEMLTQANWALGANQVEVARHLFVAAQDLKQDEIEAKAGLQLVDKLKSGKLSIQQFKDALAAGARTGVAVEKGADGKTHLAQVALEEVSKLQDAKPEEPKATTGVIPQKNNDDLLKMEQSRRNVLTQQIQTVVDETLSRGRRLLAEGDPVSAEALLKQQRDAIRSNPDIADTTRQKMLTSIESLIREVNTRGAEIVRRRQDESEAIARARIRLENEDKRQAEELRNRDRIAAFATLMRQARFEEQYREAEAKRQEDLASARPILPETTANYMIGQTATNLREFRELVRIREDRYLLTMMQVEKSHVPYPDEPPVHFPPSKVWREMLVQRKRFASEALSGDLPERARARMSFLQSALDTPIPLDNQYEGPLADFLEILETLASPPDSAKNPLKKVKILVDEKELGRATGGEQFDSTMKTIKVPKLSGASLGTVLRIVTSQLNASYWVRRDYIEITSIDAAIREKVVTAFSVADLVVPIPSAISQQALQQGLQVLGATFSLGGGGSPIAGAFGQPQFAVFGGGVGAGGFGAGGQAGGAGGAFQGLQNTFQGQSNVNLGAQGGLLGFGGGQLGQFGNLGGQFGFQGGTQHQILIELIKNVVARGEWLTVQSALITGNTNVNDPNAQGEETAIIPASELNSMGFYPPALALVVRGTSRVHASPSARLTRGGAGGMAMADGNGKNNVAKAEDNVIGDLANNLVEGKNKEGKALRGMAMSVSKDLKEDKLDLDPKKIWKEALAKADVRRSGVIVDTAGTLGVMNKFNHVVELLKESLRRGITVEPWAHEALAQAMEASQASDIDLERALTSAIDLDPKNAQAYIKASKAIAKTNPEQAIKLCVVAAKLEPELADPYMNAMAFAGDTKGKMNIDQLSWAANNVLNRDWASDTAEYHSEARAKLNDMIAQLTTQGRHEEAKKIQIMMDGDKRRDLVIQLIWTNGGERETAGLDLKVNEPAGSVCSVLNSQTASGGVLISDFYKKNDGGHVETYTASEAFSGEYSISVDKVWGRPLGNKATIKVTRNQGMPNEKIEMHTIDLSKPEVVKLSVQDGRRTKVASVPPPNFNAVKSSKPSREDLAVKKLEAIVEPVNAMEGGITSTAKPTAATKVKPAVDISWTGRVDSLINDGVEMVAKVVIGSNGEQKMVLTPLFNSNNKTMPTVKIDMIPGND from the coding sequence ATGACTATGGTCAGCAGGCTCAAGAAGACAGCGGCTCTACTCGCTGCAGCCGCCGGTATTACAAGTGCATACTTCTATGCGTGGGGCGACGTCGAGGGAACGCGCAACCCAAGTGTTGTGGAAAAGCCGCGTACTCTGGTACGTCTGGCCGAGGATCTGGGAAGCGGCCGCTTCAGCCAGACTCCGCTACTGAGCTATGATGTTCAGGGCGAAAAATATTTCGCGCTGCAAATCAAGCCGCAGCTCACCGCTGCACCGGCTCGTCCGCGTGACATTCTGGTGATGATCGATACGACGGCCAGTCAGGCCGGCTTCCCGCTGCAGATCAGCCGACGGCTGACGGAAGCCATGATCAATGACATGGCCCCGAATGATCGCATTGCGATCATGACGGTCAATACCCCCCGAGCCAGCTACGACCTCACTTCCGGTTTTCAGGATGCCAAGGCAATCAGCGTCCAGAACGCCCTGAAGAAACTCGATGAGGAATACGCCGCGGGCGCCAGCGATCTGGGCAATGCTCTGAAGCAGGGCATGAAGGAATTCGACAACAAGTCGACCCGTCAGCAGGTCATCCTCTTCCTGGGCGATTGCGAAAGTGCTTACAATCCGATTTCGGAAAAAGAGCGGATCGCTCTGACCGACCGCATGGTGGCCGCGAATATCGGCTTCTATGCAGTGCCGCTGGGTGCCCCCAACCCCAAGAACCTCCACGGTCTAGTGACGGGAACGGGCGGCGCGGTAGTTCGCTTCGTGCACGAAGACGCCAAGCAGAATAAGAGCGACCTGAAGCCGGTGGTCAAGAAGATCAACGATCTTCTATCCGTTCCGGTGCTGATGCCGAGCGAAATGAAGTTCGCACAGGCTCCGGCCGAAGTCTTCCCGGCCAAATTGCCGCCGTTGCGAGCCGACAGCCCGACGCTGCTGATTGGCCGTTACGAAGGCAAGAAACCCTCCACCATCGAACTGACGATCTCGGGCAAGATCGCCGGACAGCCGACGGAAGTCGCCGTCAAAGAAGCGATGGTTCCTTCCGCTTCCGATAACTTCTTCCTGCCGAACCTGGTGACGCAGTGGAAGAAGTCTGATTCCCCTAACGCTCCAGCTTTGCTGCGGTCCGACCGTACGCTGGCTCTCGCTTACGAACAAACCCGGCTCGCGCTGGACGAAATGCTGACTCAGGCCAATTGGGCTCTGGGAGCCAATCAGGTCGAAGTGGCTCGACATCTGTTCGTGGCCGCTCAGGACCTCAAACAGGATGAAATCGAAGCCAAGGCCGGTCTGCAATTGGTCGACAAGCTCAAATCGGGCAAGTTGAGCATTCAGCAGTTCAAGGATGCTCTGGCGGCCGGGGCCCGAACGGGTGTGGCCGTCGAGAAAGGCGCGGACGGCAAGACTCATCTGGCTCAGGTGGCTCTCGAAGAAGTTTCTAAACTGCAGGATGCCAAACCGGAAGAGCCCAAGGCGACGACCGGGGTGATTCCACAGAAGAACAACGACGACCTCCTGAAGATGGAGCAGTCCCGCCGGAACGTTCTGACTCAGCAGATTCAGACAGTGGTCGACGAAACGCTCAGCCGCGGTCGACGCCTGCTGGCCGAAGGCGATCCGGTTTCTGCCGAAGCCTTGCTGAAGCAGCAGCGCGATGCGATTCGCAGCAACCCGGATATTGCCGACACGACCCGCCAGAAGATGCTCACTTCGATCGAATCCTTGATTCGCGAAGTGAACACTCGCGGAGCGGAAATCGTTCGCCGTCGACAGGATGAATCCGAAGCGATTGCTCGAGCCCGCATCCGCCTCGAGAACGAAGACAAACGACAGGCCGAAGAACTGCGTAACCGCGATCGCATTGCGGCTTTCGCCACACTGATGCGACAGGCCCGTTTCGAGGAACAATACCGCGAAGCGGAAGCCAAGCGACAGGAAGACCTGGCTAGCGCCCGGCCGATCCTGCCGGAAACCACAGCCAACTACATGATTGGTCAGACGGCCACCAACCTTCGCGAATTCCGCGAACTGGTTCGCATCCGCGAAGACCGCTACCTGCTGACCATGATGCAGGTCGAAAAGAGCCACGTTCCCTATCCGGATGAACCGCCGGTTCACTTCCCGCCTTCGAAAGTCTGGCGCGAAATGCTGGTTCAACGCAAGCGATTCGCTTCTGAAGCACTTTCGGGCGACCTGCCGGAACGGGCCCGGGCTCGCATGAGCTTCCTGCAATCGGCTCTCGACACGCCAATTCCGCTGGACAACCAGTACGAAGGCCCGCTGGCCGACTTCCTGGAGATCCTCGAAACCCTGGCCAGCCCTCCGGACTCGGCCAAGAACCCGCTGAAGAAGGTTAAGATTCTCGTCGACGAGAAGGAACTGGGTCGGGCGACGGGTGGCGAACAGTTCGACTCCACGATGAAAACGATCAAGGTTCCCAAACTGTCGGGCGCCTCGCTGGGTACGGTTCTGCGAATCGTGACCTCGCAGTTGAATGCTTCGTACTGGGTTCGCCGCGATTACATCGAAATTACCAGTATCGATGCCGCTATTCGGGAGAAAGTGGTAACCGCCTTCTCCGTGGCCGACCTGGTCGTGCCTATTCCGAGTGCAATTAGCCAGCAGGCCTTGCAGCAGGGTCTGCAAGTTCTAGGGGCAACCTTCTCTCTGGGTGGCGGCGGTTCTCCGATCGCCGGGGCTTTCGGCCAACCGCAGTTCGCCGTATTCGGCGGCGGTGTCGGGGCTGGTGGCTTCGGAGCGGGTGGACAAGCGGGCGGAGCCGGCGGAGCCTTCCAAGGGCTTCAAAACACCTTCCAGGGTCAATCCAACGTAAACTTGGGAGCCCAGGGTGGTCTGCTCGGGTTCGGCGGTGGCCAGTTAGGTCAGTTCGGTAACCTCGGGGGCCAATTCGGCTTCCAGGGGGGTACCCAGCATCAGATTCTCATCGAGCTCATCAAGAACGTTGTGGCTCGCGGCGAATGGTTGACCGTTCAAAGTGCATTGATCACGGGTAACACCAACGTCAATGACCCCAATGCTCAAGGCGAAGAAACCGCGATTATTCCGGCTTCGGAATTGAACTCGATGGGTTTCTATCCGCCCGCACTGGCCCTGGTGGTTCGCGGTACCAGCCGCGTTCACGCCAGCCCGAGTGCCCGTTTGACCCGTGGGGGTGCAGGCGGCATGGCTATGGCGGACGGCAATGGCAAGAACAACGTCGCCAAGGCGGAAGACAACGTTATTGGCGATCTGGCCAACAACCTGGTCGAAGGCAAGAACAAGGAAGGCAAGGCTCTCCGTGGCATGGCCATGTCGGTCAGCAAGGATCTGAAGGAAGACAAGCTGGATCTGGATCCCAAGAAGATCTGGAAGGAAGCTTTGGCTAAGGCCGACGTCCGACGCTCCGGTGTGATCGTCGATACCGCCGGTACTCTGGGCGTCATGAACAAGTTCAACCACGTGGTCGAACTGTTGAAAGAAAGCCTGCGTCGCGGCATCACCGTGGAACCCTGGGCTCACGAAGCTCTGGCCCAGGCGATGGAAGCTTCCCAGGCTTCGGATATCGATCTCGAACGGGCCCTGACCTCCGCGATCGACCTCGATCCGAAGAATGCTCAGGCTTACATCAAGGCTTCCAAAGCAATTGCCAAAACCAATCCGGAACAGGCTATCAAGCTTTGCGTGGTGGCAGCTAAACTCGAACCGGAACTGGCCGATCCCTACATGAACGCCATGGCGTTCGCCGGGGATACCAAGGGTAAGATGAACATCGACCAGCTGAGCTGGGCGGCCAACAACGTGCTGAATCGCGACTGGGCTTCGGATACCGCCGAATACCACAGCGAAGCCCGAGCCAAGTTGAACGATATGATCGCTCAACTGACGACTCAGGGACGGCACGAAGAAGCCAAGAAGATCCAGATCATGATGGATGGCGACAAACGTCGCGATCTGGTGATTCAACTGATCTGGACCAACGGTGGCGAACGCGAAACCGCCGGTCTGGATCTGAAGGTGAACGAACCGGCCGGTAGCGTCTGCAGCGTTCTGAACAGCCAGACCGCTTCGGGTGGCGTACTGATCAGCGACTTCTACAAGAAGAACGACGGCGGCCATGTGGAAACTTACACGGCTTCCGAAGCCTTCAGTGGCGAGTACTCGATCTCCGTCGATAAAGTCTGGGGCCGTCCTCTGGGTAACAAAGCCACCATCAAGGTGACCCGCAACCAGGGTATGCCGAACGAAAAGATCGAAATGCACACGATCGACCTGTCCAAGCCGGAAGTGGTCAAGCTCTCGGTTCAGGATGGTCGCCGTACCAAGGTCGCTTCGGTACCTCCGCCGAACTTCAACGCCGTGAAATCGAGCAAGCCAAGTCGTGAAGATCTGGCCGTCAAGAAGCTCGAAGCGATTGTCGAACCGGTCAATGCCATGGAAGGGGGAATTACCTCCACCGCCAAACCCACCGCCGCCACGAAGGTGAAACCGGCTGTGGATATCTCCTGGACTGGCCGAGTGGATTCGCTGATCAACGATGGCGTGGAAATGGTCGCCAAGGTCGTGATTGGATCTAATGGGGAACAGAAGATGGTTCTCACCCCGCTGTTCAATTCCAACAATAAGACCATGCCGACCGTGAAGATCGACATGATCCCCGGTAACGACTAA
- a CDS encoding dioxygenase family protein produces MLHPEFQRSDRRAFLGALSASLFLTPGLFAEQLLITPRMTEGPFYPDKLPLDTDNDLIIVNNSLTPAVGEITHLTGRVLDLSGSPIKDATVEIWQCDANEVYLHSSDSGPKAKQRDKNFQGFGRFSTSSKGEYRFRTIKPVPYPGRPAPHIHFKVKKGNRELITTQLMVRGHAGNARDGIFSDLRDPIDRELVLGDFKRVPESKVGEWAVKFDIIVGRTPDENSSDRKR; encoded by the coding sequence ATGTTGCATCCCGAATTCCAAAGATCGGATCGCCGGGCGTTTCTGGGAGCTCTCAGCGCCAGCCTGTTCCTCACTCCAGGACTTTTCGCCGAGCAACTGCTTATCACGCCCCGGATGACCGAGGGGCCATTCTACCCCGACAAATTACCCCTCGATACCGACAACGACCTGATTATCGTCAATAACTCGTTGACCCCGGCGGTCGGCGAGATCACTCATCTGACCGGCCGGGTGCTGGACCTGTCGGGAAGTCCGATCAAGGATGCGACCGTCGAAATCTGGCAGTGCGATGCCAACGAAGTCTATCTGCACTCCTCCGATAGCGGTCCTAAAGCCAAACAGCGCGACAAAAATTTTCAGGGATTCGGCCGCTTCAGCACCAGTTCCAAGGGTGAATATCGGTTCCGAACCATCAAACCCGTTCCCTATCCGGGCCGGCCGGCACCGCACATTCACTTCAAGGTGAAAAAGGGCAACCGCGAATTGATCACGACTCAATTGATGGTTCGCGGACATGCGGGCAACGCTCGCGATGGCATCTTCAGCGATTTGCGGGATCCGATCGATCGCGAATTGGTTCTGGGCGATTTCAAACGAGTCCCGGAATCGAAAGTGGGCGAATGGGCGGTGAAATTCGATATCATCGTCGGCCGCACACCCGACGAAAATTCGTCCGACCGCAAACGATAA
- a CDS encoding EF-hand domain-containing protein, with translation MRKLFGLLIASALLVTASLSEAQPPGGGKGGKGGGGSADPDAAVERMFKLFDANKDGKLTKEEITDERLLPLFERADSKKQGYITKEELKALFVKEASEYGSKGGGGKGGKGGFGGGFGGGPGGPGGPGGPGGRGGPPQPGQVLPNFLQDMLHLNDTQKKQLDELQKEVDTKLEKILTADQKEQLKQMRDRGPGGPGGPGGPGGPPPG, from the coding sequence ATGCGGAAACTGTTCGGTTTATTGATCGCCAGCGCTTTGCTGGTAACGGCTTCGCTCAGCGAGGCGCAACCACCCGGCGGCGGTAAAGGCGGGAAGGGAGGCGGAGGGTCCGCCGATCCCGATGCGGCCGTCGAACGGATGTTCAAACTCTTCGATGCCAACAAAGACGGCAAACTGACCAAAGAAGAGATTACCGATGAACGGCTGCTGCCGTTGTTCGAGCGGGCGGACAGCAAGAAACAAGGTTACATCACCAAGGAAGAGCTCAAAGCCTTATTCGTCAAAGAAGCCAGCGAGTACGGCAGCAAGGGCGGCGGCGGCAAGGGTGGCAAAGGGGGTTTTGGCGGCGGCTTTGGTGGTGGGCCCGGTGGACCGGGCGGCCCGGGTGGGCCAGGGGGTCGCGGCGGGCCGCCTCAACCGGGACAAGTACTACCGAATTTCCTTCAGGACATGCTCCATCTGAATGACACTCAGAAAAAGCAGCTCGATGAGTTGCAAAAGGAAGTCGACACCAAGCTGGAAAAAATTCTGACCGCCGATCAGAAGGAACAGCTCAAGCAGATGCGTGATCGGGGACCCGGCGGGCCGGGAGGTCCCGGCGGGCCGGGCGGGCCACCCCCCGGCTAA
- a CDS encoding YkgJ family cysteine cluster protein, with protein sequence MAADYECDLCGAGCRVFPIYASVADAVREPRIASEARCREAWLASPEQRYQIYPLPFLETCSFLQADNRCEIYSTRPDVCRRFQPVGTQCPEARQKMQLPLLKPSERGPSSNFRSDRA encoded by the coding sequence ATGGCCGCGGACTACGAATGCGACCTGTGTGGCGCCGGCTGCCGGGTCTTTCCGATTTACGCTTCTGTAGCCGATGCGGTTCGAGAACCCAGAATCGCATCGGAAGCCCGCTGCCGGGAGGCCTGGTTGGCCAGTCCCGAACAGCGATATCAAATTTATCCTTTGCCTTTTCTCGAAACCTGCAGCTTCCTGCAGGCCGACAATCGATGTGAGATCTACTCGACTCGCCCGGACGTCTGCCGAAGATTCCAGCCGGTGGGCACCCAGTGTCCGGAAGCCCGCCAGAAAATGCAACTGCCCTTGTTGAAACCTTCTGAGAGGGGACCTTCTTCAAATTTCCGCTCCGATCGCGCTTAG
- a CDS encoding TylF/MycF/NovP-related O-methyltransferase: MDPSLYETAPKQSFSGIRKLIPKRMQPILRGFRKRRQLRHLKLDFPYNMVFPFTQASLTRQQHLVKLCQELSENKIEGAIIECGVLDGGTSALMAWASAADNRPIHLFDAWEGLPKSAPEDGMDARKWEGQVVGSPKRVNQIFTQLKIDPKRVTIHHGWFNETFPKADINRVALLHIDCDFFEPTELTLSRWWHFLMPGGVIQIDDYSAYQGCRKAVDEFLNEHPELKLETFGPEGSGEAYFIRKPKE, encoded by the coding sequence ATGGACCCGTCGTTGTACGAAACCGCCCCCAAGCAATCGTTTTCCGGCATCCGCAAGTTGATTCCGAAACGCATGCAACCGATCCTCCGGGGCTTTCGCAAGCGGCGCCAGCTTCGACACCTGAAGCTCGACTTTCCTTACAACATGGTTTTTCCATTCACCCAGGCCAGCTTGACCCGGCAGCAGCATCTCGTCAAGCTCTGCCAGGAGCTTTCAGAAAACAAGATCGAAGGCGCGATCATCGAATGCGGCGTCCTCGATGGAGGAACATCCGCACTCATGGCCTGGGCCAGCGCGGCGGACAACCGGCCCATTCACTTGTTCGATGCCTGGGAAGGCTTACCGAAATCGGCGCCGGAAGATGGCATGGATGCTCGCAAATGGGAAGGGCAGGTCGTCGGTAGCCCGAAGCGAGTGAATCAGATTTTCACGCAATTGAAAATCGATCCCAAGCGGGTGACCATTCATCACGGCTGGTTCAACGAAACCTTCCCCAAAGCCGATATCAATCGCGTGGCCTTACTGCATATCGATTGCGATTTCTTCGAACCCACGGAGCTGACGCTTTCGCGCTGGTGGCATTTCCTCATGCCGGGTGGGGTTATTCAGATAGACGATTACTCGGCTTATCAGGGCTGTCGAAAAGCGGTGGATGAGTTCCTGAACGAGCATCCGGAATTGAAATTGGAAACTTTCGGACCTGAAGGAAGCGGCGAAGCTTACTTCATTCGTAAACCGAAGGAATAG